A DNA window from Sphingopyxis macrogoltabida contains the following coding sequences:
- a CDS encoding CoA-acylating methylmalonate-semialdehyde dehydrogenase, translated as MRQIDHHIVGGAGGSSRFADVLDPNNGGVQAQVALGDRAVLDRAVAAAKAAQPAWATTNPQRRARVMFDFKRLVEANMNELAQILSAEHGKVIADAKGDIQRGLDVVEFACAAPHILKGEYTVGAGPGIDVYSMRQPIGIGAGITPFNFPAMIPLWMGAIATVVGNAFILKPSERDPSVPVRLAELFLEAGMPEGIFQTVHGDKEMVDAILDHPDIGAVSFVGSSDIAHYVYNRGVANGKRVQAMGGAKNHGIVMPDADLDQVVNDLTGAAFGSAGERCMALPVVVPVGEDTANRLREKLVPAIEALRVGVSTDDEAHYGPVVTQAHKDKVEGWIAKCAEEGAELVIDGRGFTLQGHEKGFFVGPTLFDHVTPDMESYKEEIFGPVLQIVRAPDFESALELPSKHQYGNGVAIFTRNGHAAREFAARVNVGMVGINVPIPVPVAYHTFGGWKRSAFGDTNQHGMEGVKFWTKVKTITARWPDGSPDGGNAFVIPTMG; from the coding sequence ATGCGACAGATTGACCACCACATCGTCGGCGGTGCCGGCGGCAGCAGCCGCTTCGCCGACGTGCTCGACCCGAACAATGGCGGCGTCCAGGCGCAGGTCGCGCTCGGCGACCGCGCCGTCCTCGACCGCGCCGTTGCGGCGGCGAAGGCCGCGCAGCCCGCCTGGGCCACGACCAATCCGCAGCGCCGCGCGCGCGTGATGTTCGACTTCAAGCGTCTCGTCGAAGCCAATATGAACGAGCTCGCGCAAATCCTGTCGGCCGAGCATGGCAAGGTGATCGCCGATGCCAAGGGCGATATCCAGCGCGGCCTCGACGTCGTCGAATTCGCCTGCGCCGCGCCGCATATCCTGAAGGGCGAATATACCGTCGGCGCCGGCCCGGGCATCGACGTCTATTCGATGCGCCAGCCGATCGGCATCGGCGCCGGCATCACCCCGTTCAACTTCCCCGCGATGATCCCGCTGTGGATGGGTGCGATCGCGACCGTCGTCGGCAACGCCTTCATCCTCAAGCCCAGCGAACGCGATCCCAGCGTGCCGGTGCGGCTGGCCGAACTCTTCCTCGAAGCGGGCATGCCCGAAGGCATTTTTCAGACCGTCCACGGCGACAAGGAAATGGTCGACGCGATCCTCGATCATCCCGATATCGGCGCGGTGAGCTTCGTCGGCTCGTCCGACATCGCGCATTATGTCTACAATCGCGGCGTCGCGAACGGCAAGCGCGTGCAGGCGATGGGCGGCGCGAAGAACCACGGCATCGTGATGCCCGACGCCGATCTCGACCAAGTCGTGAACGACCTGACCGGCGCCGCTTTCGGCTCGGCGGGCGAACGCTGCATGGCGCTGCCCGTGGTCGTCCCCGTCGGCGAGGACACCGCGAACCGCCTCCGTGAAAAGCTCGTCCCGGCGATCGAGGCGCTGCGCGTCGGCGTGTCGACCGACGACGAAGCGCATTACGGCCCCGTCGTGACGCAGGCGCACAAGGACAAGGTCGAAGGCTGGATCGCGAAATGCGCCGAAGAAGGCGCCGAACTGGTTATCGACGGCCGCGGCTTCACGCTGCAGGGCCATGAAAAGGGCTTCTTCGTCGGCCCGACGCTGTTCGACCATGTCACCCCCGACATGGAAAGCTACAAGGAAGAAATCTTCGGCCCCGTGCTGCAGATCGTCCGTGCCCCCGATTTCGAAAGCGCGCTCGAACTGCCGTCGAAGCATCAATATGGCAATGGCGTCGCGATCTTCACCCGCAACGGCCACGCCGCGCGCGAATTTGCGGCGCGCGTCAACGTCGGCATGGTCGGCATCAACGTGCCGATCCCGGTGCCCGTCGCCTATCACACCTTCGGCGGCTGGAAGCGCTCGGCGTTCGGCGACACCAACCAGCACGGTATGGAAGGCGTGAAGTTCTGGACCAAGGTCAAGACGATCACCGCGCGCTGGCCCGACGGGTCGCCCGACGGCGGCAACGCCTTCGTCATCCCGACGATGGGGTAA
- a CDS encoding RidA family protein, with protein MAEYSRRNHSSASPFEPVYGYSRAVRVGNRIDVAGCAPIEPDGSSTPGDAGAQAARCIAIIGEALEALGGSFADVVRTRMYITDAADADLVGRAHGSAFKNVRPASTMLVVPALIRPEWKVEIEAEAILEK; from the coding sequence GTGGCTGAATACAGCCGCCGCAATCATAGCTCCGCATCCCCCTTCGAACCGGTCTACGGCTACAGCCGGGCGGTTCGGGTGGGGAATCGCATCGACGTCGCCGGCTGCGCACCGATCGAGCCCGACGGTTCGTCGACCCCCGGCGACGCGGGGGCGCAGGCGGCGCGCTGCATCGCGATCATCGGCGAAGCGCTCGAAGCGCTCGGCGGCAGTTTCGCCGACGTCGTGCGCACCCGCATGTACATTACCGACGCCGCGGATGCCGATCTTGTGGGGCGGGCGCATGGATCGGCATTCAAAAATGTCCGACCGGCATCGACGATGCTGGTTGTGCCGGCGCTGATCCGCCCCGAATGGAAAGTCGAAATCGAAGCCGAAGCCATTTTAGAGAAGTGA
- a CDS encoding mannitol dehydrogenase family protein, whose translation MRLSPDTPLPAAVQRPAYDRHAQATGIVHLGIGAFHRAHQAVYTDDAMNAGDRDWGIIGVSLRAPDVAAQLGPQDGLYTVSARGAAGTRLRLIGAVRKPLVAAEHPQAVIDAIAAPATHIVSLTVTEKGYLRRPDGSLDLAAAVGAASLYRFVAAGLAARKAAGLGGLTLLSCDNLAGNGAVLRRLMREYLAAYHPGLASWFDGECTCPATMVDRIVPATTDADRAAVETALGARDEGAVVTESFSQWVIEDDFAGARPRWEKAGAELVADVAPYETAKLRLLNGAHSALAYIGLGRGHIFVHQAIADPDIRPVIERLMREEAAPTIAAAPGQDLSAYADALLDRFANPALDHRLAQIAMDGSQKIPQRWLETLAWHQQRGVHCPSLAAAVAAWVAFLRSGEPVDDPLADRLRAAVAGPDAMARLFGEGGLIASDWRP comes from the coding sequence GTGAGACTGTCGCCCGATACGCCGCTACCCGCCGCGGTGCAGCGCCCGGCCTATGACCGGCACGCGCAGGCGACGGGGATCGTCCATCTCGGCATCGGCGCCTTCCACCGCGCGCATCAGGCGGTCTATACCGACGACGCGATGAATGCGGGCGACCGCGACTGGGGCATCATCGGCGTGTCGCTGCGCGCGCCCGATGTCGCGGCGCAGCTCGGCCCGCAGGACGGGCTCTATACGGTGAGCGCCCGCGGCGCTGCGGGCACGCGGCTGCGCCTGATCGGTGCGGTGCGCAAACCGCTCGTTGCGGCGGAGCATCCGCAGGCGGTGATCGACGCCATCGCTGCGCCCGCGACGCATATCGTCAGCCTTACCGTGACCGAGAAAGGCTATTTGCGCCGCCCCGACGGATCGCTCGACCTCGCGGCGGCAGTCGGGGCGGCGAGCCTCTATCGCTTTGTCGCGGCCGGGCTCGCGGCGCGCAAGGCGGCGGGGCTGGGCGGGCTCACTCTGCTCAGTTGCGACAATCTTGCCGGCAACGGCGCGGTGCTGCGCCGGTTGATGCGCGAATATCTCGCCGCCTATCATCCCGGCCTCGCGTCATGGTTCGATGGCGAATGCACCTGTCCCGCGACGATGGTCGACCGGATCGTTCCCGCCACGACCGACGCCGACCGCGCCGCCGTCGAAACCGCGCTCGGCGCCCGCGACGAGGGCGCGGTCGTCACCGAAAGTTTCAGCCAGTGGGTGATCGAGGATGACTTCGCCGGCGCGCGCCCGCGCTGGGAAAAGGCCGGCGCCGAACTGGTCGCCGACGTCGCACCCTATGAAACCGCAAAGCTGCGGCTGCTCAACGGCGCCCATTCGGCGCTCGCCTATATCGGGCTCGGGCGGGGGCATATATTCGTCCATCAGGCGATCGCCGATCCCGACATCCGCCCGGTCATCGAACGGCTGATGCGCGAAGAAGCAGCGCCGACGATCGCCGCGGCGCCGGGTCAGGACCTGTCCGCCTATGCCGACGCGTTGCTCGATCGCTTTGCCAATCCGGCGCTCGACCACCGCCTCGCCCAGATCGCGATGGATGGCAGCCAGAAGATTCCGCAGCGCTGGCTCGAAACGCTGGCCTGGCATCAACAGCGCGGGGTGCATTGCCCTTCGCTCGCGGCGGCGGTGGCGGCGTGGGTCGCTTTCCTGCGCAGCGGCGAGCCCGTCGACGACCCGCTCGCCGACCGGTTGCGTGCCGCCGTAGCCGGGCCGGATGCGATGGCAAGGCTGTTCGGGGAGGGCGGGCTGATCGCGTCGGACTGGCGGCCTTAG
- a CDS encoding I78 family peptidase inhibitor, which translates to MDIRIMAIAAVLPLAACTQERPPESTPPPPEAEMTCKADAVQSYVGQSVSPDLGAAILKASGARTLRWGPPRSAMTMDYRVDRVNVMYDDASKITQVTCG; encoded by the coding sequence ATGGACATTCGCATCATGGCAATCGCCGCCGTTCTGCCGCTCGCCGCCTGCACGCAGGAACGGCCGCCCGAATCGACCCCGCCGCCGCCCGAAGCCGAAATGACGTGCAAGGCCGACGCGGTGCAAAGCTATGTCGGCCAGAGCGTCAGCCCCGACCTCGGTGCGGCGATCCTCAAGGCATCGGGTGCGCGCACGCTGCGCTGGGGCCCGCCGCGCTCGGCGATGACGATGGACTATCGCGTCGACCGGGTGAACGTGATGTACGACGACGCTTCGAAGATCACGCAGGTCACCTGTGGCTGA
- a CDS encoding LysR family transcriptional regulator: protein MDWDRLQYFLLVARHGTLARAGAALHVDATTVSRRVSALEAALGQTLFERAPTGFVLTAAGRALVPHAEAMAAAAARVHMAPGGRAGLSGQLRLSVTEGFGNSFIAPRLATFVAAHPELEIDLVASSGFLNPSRREADMAVLLARPRKGPLITRKLSDYSLGLYAPASRPDWQQAVGQAPLSRAGIPVIGYMPDILYAPELDYLDEIEPGLRASVRSSSILAQRRMIAGGAGVGVLPCFIAAGDPGLVRARPEQTIARAFWLALHRDVAPQPRIRAFIDWLDAEVRESRGLLVPA, encoded by the coding sequence ATGGATTGGGACAGGCTGCAATATTTCCTGCTCGTCGCGCGGCACGGCACCCTCGCGCGCGCCGGGGCGGCGCTGCATGTCGACGCGACGACGGTCAGCCGGCGGGTCAGCGCGCTCGAAGCCGCACTCGGCCAGACGCTCTTCGAACGCGCGCCGACCGGTTTCGTGCTGACCGCGGCGGGACGGGCGCTGGTCCCGCATGCCGAGGCGATGGCCGCAGCGGCGGCACGCGTCCACATGGCGCCGGGCGGCCGGGCGGGATTGTCGGGGCAGTTGCGGCTCAGCGTGACCGAGGGGTTCGGCAACAGCTTCATCGCGCCGCGGCTCGCCACCTTCGTCGCCGCGCACCCCGAGCTCGAGATCGACCTTGTCGCCTCTTCGGGCTTCCTCAATCCGTCGCGGCGCGAGGCCGATATGGCGGTGCTGCTCGCGCGACCCAGAAAAGGCCCGCTGATCACACGCAAGCTGTCGGACTACAGCCTCGGCCTTTATGCGCCCGCCAGCCGCCCCGACTGGCAACAGGCGGTCGGGCAGGCGCCGCTGTCGCGCGCCGGAATCCCGGTGATCGGCTATATGCCCGATATTCTTTACGCGCCCGAACTCGATTATCTCGACGAGATCGAGCCGGGGCTGCGCGCCAGCGTGCGGTCGTCGTCGATCCTCGCGCAGCGGCGGATGATCGCGGGCGGCGCCGGGGTCGGCGTGCTTCCCTGCTTTATCGCCGCCGGCGATCCCGGGCTGGTGCGGGCGCGGCCCGAACAGACGATTGCGCGCGCCTTCTGGCTCGCGCTCCACCGCGACGTCGCCCCGCAGCCGCGCATCCGGGCGTTCATCGACTGGCTCGACGCCGAGGTGCGCGAGAGCCGGGGACTGCTCGTTCCGGCCTAA
- a CDS encoding LacI family DNA-binding transcriptional regulator, whose protein sequence is MVGQAGGKQPTINDVAALAGVSKKTVSRVINRSEFISEKTRKAVQGAIETLGFVPNPQARALAFRRNFLIALLHDNPNAQTVLNFQQGVLDAIKDSDLALLVRPVDRGSDRLLDDVRTFLEKQRPIGAMLLPPISENDDLAALCETLGVRYVRVGSAPLDDPQHCVSSNDHDVVKEAVRRLVDLGHRRIGFVRGPEGFRSAAEREKGFREALADAGLSLAEEHYAPGNYRYAAGVEAGEKLLALAEPPTAIFCSNDEMAAGVMSVAHGKGIAVPGALSIIGFDDSPTATHIWPALSTVRWPIRQMGVRAAQLLVPDFLGAGAKAIDPDPAALTSTFVERQSVAPPGR, encoded by the coding sequence ATGGTGGGACAAGCGGGCGGCAAACAACCGACGATCAATGATGTGGCGGCGCTCGCCGGAGTATCGAAAAAAACCGTCAGCCGCGTCATCAACCGGTCCGAATTCATCAGCGAAAAGACCCGCAAAGCCGTTCAGGGTGCGATCGAGACGCTGGGCTTCGTCCCCAACCCGCAGGCGCGCGCGCTCGCCTTTCGCCGCAATTTCCTGATCGCGCTGCTCCACGATAACCCCAATGCGCAGACGGTACTCAATTTCCAGCAGGGCGTGCTCGACGCGATCAAGGACAGCGACCTCGCGCTGCTCGTCCGCCCGGTCGACCGGGGATCGGACCGGCTGCTCGACGACGTTCGCACCTTCCTCGAAAAACAGCGCCCGATCGGCGCGATGCTGCTGCCGCCGATTTCGGAGAATGACGATCTTGCCGCGCTCTGCGAAACCCTCGGCGTACGCTATGTCCGCGTCGGCTCGGCGCCGCTCGACGATCCGCAGCATTGCGTCTCGTCGAACGACCATGACGTCGTCAAGGAAGCGGTGCGGCGGCTTGTCGACCTTGGCCACCGCCGCATCGGGTTCGTACGCGGGCCCGAGGGCTTCCGTTCGGCGGCCGAGCGCGAAAAGGGCTTCCGCGAGGCGCTCGCCGACGCCGGACTGAGCCTTGCCGAAGAGCATTATGCGCCCGGCAATTACCGCTACGCCGCCGGCGTCGAGGCCGGCGAAAAATTGCTGGCGCTCGCCGAACCGCCGACCGCGATCTTCTGCTCGAACGACGAAATGGCGGCCGGCGTGATGAGCGTCGCGCATGGCAAGGGGATCGCGGTGCCGGGCGCGCTGTCGATCATCGGCTTCGACGATTCGCCGACCGCGACGCATATCTGGCCGGCGCTGAGCACGGTGCGCTGGCCGATCCGCCAGATGGGGGTGCGCGCGGCGCAGCTCCTTGTTCCCGACTTCCTCGGTGCGGGCGCCAAGGCCATCGACCCCGACCCCGCCGCGCTCACCTCGACCTTCGTCGAACGCCAGTCGGTCGCCCCGCCCGGGCGGTGA
- a CDS encoding 2-keto-4-pentenoate hydratase, whose protein sequence is MAATTEQKNIAAAFLAARAKKTPLTLYPGAMPETMADAYAIQDAAIALDGRRVGGWKVGRIAAELVGRYGDNRLTGPIFADEIVGDAGGARPAMPVYAGGFAAAEAEVVLCFGTVADHDYDIASVRDCVAEVRTGIEIASSPFQGINRHGPAVTASDFGNNRGLVLGPPLAGWQDRDLIHMPVEFAIDGETVGAATMETMLDGPFGSALFLIRTLRARGIAIPPGTWLSAGAITGIHEIRPGQSGEALFDGKIRVGCTISD, encoded by the coding sequence ATGGCAGCGACCACCGAACAGAAAAATATCGCCGCAGCGTTCCTCGCCGCGCGCGCAAAAAAGACACCGCTTACCTTGTATCCCGGCGCGATGCCCGAAACGATGGCCGATGCCTATGCGATCCAGGATGCGGCGATCGCGCTCGACGGACGTCGCGTCGGCGGCTGGAAGGTCGGGCGCATCGCCGCCGAGCTCGTCGGCCGCTATGGCGATAACCGGCTGACCGGGCCGATCTTCGCCGACGAAATTGTCGGGGACGCCGGTGGAGCCCGCCCCGCCATGCCCGTCTATGCAGGCGGCTTCGCGGCGGCCGAAGCCGAAGTCGTGCTGTGCTTCGGGACGGTCGCGGACCATGATTATGACATTGCGTCGGTGCGCGACTGCGTCGCCGAGGTGCGGACCGGCATCGAAATCGCCAGCTCGCCTTTTCAGGGTATCAACCGCCACGGCCCTGCGGTCACCGCTTCGGACTTCGGCAACAACAGGGGACTGGTGCTCGGGCCGCCGCTCGCCGGCTGGCAGGACAGGGACCTGATCCACATGCCGGTCGAGTTCGCCATCGACGGCGAAACCGTCGGCGCAGCGACGATGGAAACGATGCTCGACGGACCGTTCGGATCGGCGCTGTTCCTGATCCGCACCCTCCGCGCGCGCGGGATCGCGATCCCGCCCGGGACGTGGCTGTCGGCGGGCGCGATCACCGGCATCCACGAAATTCGCCCCGGCCAAAGCGGGGAAGCGCTGTTCGACGGAAAAATCCGCGTCGGCTGCACGATTAGCGATTAA
- the uxaC gene encoding glucuronate isomerase — MTTPLILHPDRLFPSDPGQRDIARRLYGAVADLPIISPHGHTDPAWFADNAPFGNAAELLLHPDHYIFRMLYSQGVPLKALGIGNPSANPRESWRLFAQHYHLFRGTPTRMWMDWVFAEVFGFDEQFDAATSDHYYDRITDALGADAFRPRALFDRFGIEVIATTESPLDTLNHHAAIRTANQSGEWSGRVITAYRPDPVVDPEFEGFGDNLRRFSELSGEDAFSYPGYLAAHRNRRAFFAEMGATSTDHGHPTAATADLSDAEAEALFARVTGDHVSAADAELFRAHMLTVMAGMSLDDGLVMQIHPGSFRNHNPGLFVRHGRDKGADIPMRTDYVHALRPLLARYGNEAGLTIILFTLDETSYARELAPLAGHYPALRLGPAWWFHDSPEGMRRFRAQVTETAGFYNTVGFNDDTRAFLSIPARHDVARRIDCGFLAGLVAEHRMEEWEAAELAADLACNLARKAYRL, encoded by the coding sequence ATGACGACCCCGCTGATCCTGCATCCCGACCGGCTGTTTCCGTCCGATCCGGGGCAGCGCGATATCGCCCGGCGGCTGTACGGGGCGGTCGCCGACCTGCCGATCATCAGCCCGCACGGGCACACCGATCCGGCGTGGTTTGCGGACAATGCGCCGTTCGGCAACGCCGCCGAACTGCTGCTGCATCCCGACCATTATATCTTCCGGATGCTCTACTCGCAGGGCGTGCCGCTCAAAGCGCTCGGCATCGGCAATCCGTCCGCCAACCCGCGCGAAAGCTGGCGGCTGTTCGCGCAACATTATCACCTCTTCCGCGGTACCCCGACGCGGATGTGGATGGATTGGGTGTTTGCCGAGGTGTTCGGGTTCGACGAGCAGTTCGATGCGGCGACGTCGGACCATTATTACGACCGCATCACCGATGCGTTGGGCGCCGACGCCTTCCGCCCGCGCGCGCTGTTCGACCGTTTCGGGATCGAGGTGATCGCGACCACCGAAAGCCCGCTCGACACCCTCAATCATCACGCCGCGATCCGCACCGCCAACCAAAGCGGCGAATGGAGCGGGCGCGTGATCACCGCCTATCGTCCGGACCCTGTCGTCGATCCCGAGTTCGAAGGTTTCGGCGACAATCTCCGGCGCTTCTCCGAACTCTCGGGCGAGGATGCCTTCAGCTATCCGGGCTATCTCGCCGCGCACCGGAACCGCCGCGCCTTTTTTGCCGAAATGGGCGCGACCTCGACCGATCACGGGCATCCGACCGCCGCGACCGCCGACCTGTCGGACGCCGAGGCCGAAGCGCTGTTCGCGCGGGTCACTGGCGACCATGTCAGCGCCGCCGATGCCGAACTGTTCCGCGCGCACATGCTGACGGTGATGGCGGGGATGAGCCTCGACGACGGGCTGGTGATGCAGATCCACCCCGGCAGTTTCCGCAACCACAACCCCGGGCTGTTCGTGCGCCATGGCCGCGACAAGGGCGCCGATATTCCGATGCGCACCGACTATGTCCATGCGCTGCGCCCTCTGCTCGCGCGCTACGGCAACGAGGCGGGGCTGACGATCATCCTCTTCACGCTCGACGAGACGAGCTATGCGCGCGAACTCGCGCCGCTCGCCGGCCATTATCCGGCGCTGCGGCTCGGCCCGGCCTGGTGGTTCCACGACAGCCCGGAGGGGATGCGCCGTTTCCGGGCGCAGGTCACCGAGACGGCGGGATTCTACAACACCGTCGGTTTCAACGACGACACGCGCGCCTTCCTGTCGATCCCCGCGCGCCACGACGTCGCGCGGCGGATCGACTGCGGCTTCCTCGCCGGGCTCGTCGCCGAACATCGTATGGAGGAATGGGAGGCCGCCGAACTCGCGGCCGACCTTGCCTGTAACCTCGCCAGAAAAGCATATCGGCTGTGA
- a CDS encoding MFS transporter — MAQASAGEAAATPTSRAGRYRWLIVGVLFAATTVNYIDRTMLGLLAPTLGDELGWTENDYGNIVTAFQAAYALGFLAMGWLIDRFGPKVGYAIAISIWTVGHVAHGFASSVASFMMARVILGVGEAGHFPSVVRAASEWFPQKERAYAIGWVNSATTIGVILTAPTIALFMRVLGFDWRETFIYTGAFGMILLLLWLWLYSNPRESGKVSEAELAWIEHDPPETVERLGWGAIVTKREAWAYAIGKFLTDPVWFLMLFWLPKYFSTTYDVDLKVVLLPMIIMYLLSDVGSILGGWVSSKLIQTGRSVNFARKATMLGAGCCVLPLLFVSGLDNMWLAVVLIGIALAGHQAFSSTILSIPPDMFPKRAVGSVIGLGGFAGGVGGMIMAKSTGLALDATGGSYTVIFAACTIVYFLAVLAIHLLSPRLAPVSVESA; from the coding sequence ATGGCACAGGCAAGTGCGGGCGAAGCGGCGGCAACGCCGACGTCCCGGGCGGGACGTTACCGCTGGCTGATCGTCGGGGTGCTGTTCGCCGCGACCACGGTCAACTACATCGACCGCACCATGCTCGGCCTGCTCGCGCCGACGCTCGGCGATGAGCTCGGGTGGACCGAAAATGATTATGGCAACATCGTCACCGCCTTTCAGGCCGCCTATGCGCTCGGTTTCCTCGCGATGGGCTGGCTGATCGACCGTTTCGGTCCCAAGGTCGGTTATGCGATCGCCATATCGATCTGGACGGTCGGCCATGTCGCGCACGGCTTCGCCTCCTCGGTCGCCTCCTTCATGATGGCGCGCGTCATCCTCGGCGTCGGCGAGGCGGGGCATTTCCCCTCGGTCGTCCGCGCGGCGAGCGAGTGGTTTCCGCAAAAGGAACGCGCCTATGCGATCGGCTGGGTCAACAGTGCGACGACGATCGGCGTCATCCTGACCGCACCGACGATCGCGCTGTTCATGCGCGTGCTCGGCTTCGACTGGCGCGAAACCTTCATCTATACCGGTGCCTTCGGCATGATCCTGCTGCTGCTCTGGCTGTGGCTCTACAGCAACCCGCGCGAAAGCGGGAAGGTGAGCGAGGCGGAACTTGCGTGGATCGAGCATGACCCGCCCGAAACGGTCGAGCGCCTCGGCTGGGGCGCCATCGTCACCAAGCGTGAGGCATGGGCTTATGCGATCGGAAAGTTCCTGACCGATCCCGTCTGGTTCCTGATGCTCTTCTGGCTGCCCAAATATTTCAGCACCACCTACGACGTCGACCTCAAGGTCGTATTGCTGCCGATGATCATCATGTACCTGCTCTCGGACGTCGGCAGCATCCTTGGCGGCTGGGTATCGTCGAAGCTGATCCAGACCGGCCGCAGCGTGAATTTCGCGCGCAAGGCGACGATGCTCGGCGCGGGTTGCTGTGTGCTGCCGTTGCTGTTCGTCTCGGGGCTCGACAATATGTGGCTCGCGGTGGTGCTGATCGGCATCGCGCTCGCGGGGCATCAGGCCTTTTCGTCGACGATCCTCTCGATCCCGCCCGACATGTTCCCGAAACGCGCGGTCGGATCGGTGATCGGGCTCGGCGGTTTCGCGGGCGGTGTCGGCGGGATGATCATGGCGAAGTCGACCGGGCTCGCGCTCGACGCGACGGGGGGCAGTTACACGGTGATCTTCGCCGCCTGCACGATCGTCTATTTCCTGGCGGTGCTGGCGATCCACCTCCTCAGCCCGCGCCTCGCGCCGGTCAGCGTCGAAAGCGCATGA